The Sphaerisporangium siamense genome includes the window GGTACGCGCGCAGGATGCGGTCCTCGTCGAGCGAGGCGACCTCCTCCAGCGCGGCCAGGATCTCCTCGCGCAGCGCCTCGCTCAGGTCCTCGCGGGCGTCGTCGCCGCGGCGCGGGTCCAGCCGGGCCTCGAACAGGCGGACGAGCAGCCGCGCCAGCCGCACGTTACCGAGGAGCACCTTCTCGATGTACCGCTGGCTGAAGGTCGTGCCCGCCTGGCGCAGGTACTTGGCGTACATCCGCAGGATCTGCGCCTGCTCCCAGGTCAGCCCGGCCGCGAGCACGAGCCCGTTGAAGCCGTCGCTCTCGATCTCGCCGCGCCACAGCGCCGCGAAGGCGTCCTGGAACAGGCGCTTGAAGTCCTCCAGGCCGAGATCTTCGGTGAGAGGGCAGCGCAGGCCGAAGTCGTAGATCCAGCCGGTCTCGTCGCCGGCCCGCGCGATCTGGTACGGCCGCTCGTCCACCACCTCGACGCCCATGCGGGACAACAGGGGCAGCACCTGCGACAGCGACACCGCCGCGCCGATGCGGTACACCTTGAACCGCAGGTCGCACTGGCCGCGGTCCCCCGGCTGGTACAGGTCCATCGCGATGCCGTCCGAGACCGCCAGCTCCTCCAGGCGGCGCAGGTCGGCGACGGCGGTGGCCGGGCCGAAGTCCGCCTTGTACCCCTCGGGGAAGGCCCTGAGGTAGCGGCGGGTCAGCGTGGCGACGTCCGCCGCGCCGAGCCCGGACTCCGCGGCGCCCGGGGAGGCGAGCTCTCCGATGGCCGTGACGAGGTCGTCCTCCCAGGAGCGGGTGGTCGCGGCGACGGCGGCCTCCAGCGCGGCCAGGTCCACCTCGGCGCCGGCCAGGCGCTTGCCGCGCTCGCCGCGGATCACCACGTGCAGGCGGGCCAGCGGCGACTCGTCGATCATGGTGCTGTAATCGAGGGTCTTGCCGCCGAGGGCGCGCATCAGGATGTCCTGCATGCGGACGCGCACGTCGGTGGTGTAGCGGTCGCGGGGCAGGTAGATCAGGCAGGAGATGTACCGGCCGTAGTCGTCCCTGCGGAGGAACAGCTTCACCTGCTTGCGCTCGCGCAGGCGCAGCACGCCCAGCCCGACCTCCAGCAGTTCGGCGACCGGGATCTGGAAGAGCTCCGAGCGCGGGTAGGTCTCCAGCACCTCGATGAGGTCCTTGCCGTCGTAGCCGTCCGGGTCGAACCCGGCCAGCTCCAGGACCTCCTCCAGCTTGCGGCGCAGCACCGGGATGTGGGAGATCGACTCGCTGTAGGCGACGTGGGTGAACAGGCCGAGGAACCGGCGCTCGCCGATGACCTCGCCCTCGGGTGAGAACAGCTTCACGCCGACGTAGTCGAGGTAGGCCGGGCGGTGCACGGTGGCGCGGCTGTTGGCCTTGGTGACGATGAACAGCTGTTTCTCCCGGGCCCGGGCCCGGATCTCCGGCGGCATCGCCGCGAAGCTCGCCGAGCCCGCCTTGTCGGCGCGCAGGATGCCGAGGCCGGTGCCCGGCAGCGCGCGGAGGCGGTCGCCGTCCGGCGCGCTCTCCAGGCGGTACTCGCGGTACCCGAGGAAGGTGAAGTGGCCGTCGGCCAGCCAGCGCAGCAGCTCGACGCTCTCCTCCACCCCGCCGGAGGCGGCGCCCGGCGGCAGGGCGGGCGGGCCGGCCTCCAGGTCCAGGGCGATGCCCTCGGCCAGGGCCCGCATCTTGGTGAAGTCCTCGACGGCGTAGCGGACGTCGCCGAGCACCCGCTGCAGGTCCTTCTCGACCTCCTCCAGCACCGCCGGGTCGCTCTGCCGGTCGATCTCGATGTGGATCCAGGACTCCTCCAGCGCCTGCCCGCCCGCGGCGTCGTCGTCGCGTTCGAGCATGCGGCCGGTGAGGTCGCGGCGGACCCGCATCTGCGGGTGGACGATCAGGTGGACGCCGATGCCGTGGCGGTCCAGCTCCATCGTCGCCGAGTCGACGAGGAACGACATGTCGTCGGTGACGATCTCGACGACCGAGCGGCCGGGGTCGTACCCGTGCTCCGCGACCGTGGGGTCGTACGCGCGCACCAGGGCCCGTCCCTGCGGGCGGTGGCGCGCGAAGCCGCGGTGCGCCATCGCCGGCCGGTACAGCCCGGCGGCGTCGCGTCCGGTCAGCTCCTCGGGCGCGACATGCCGGTAGTAGAGCCGCAGGAAGGCGAGGACGTCCTCTCCGTCCAGGCCGTCGCCGCCGGGGGGACCGGCGCACAGTTCGGCCGCGGATCGGAGAAGATGATCTTTCTCCTTGTCGAGGGGCATGTCGCTCTCACTCCTTTGTGAGGGATTCAACGTCGTCCAGATGGTCATGGCAGGCACCGTGCTTCCGGTCCGGGGGAGGTCGCCACGGCGGTGTGGTCCGGCCATGCCCGTGGTTGAGAGGAGGCTAGAGGAAAAACGCCGCCGGGAAGCGGGGCTCGCGGGCCGGGGCGCGCGTTGTCAGGGGCTTCCGCGGCCACGCCTGCAACGCCCCCGTACGTGCTCCCCGACACCGGACACCTCCCCCTGGCGGGCCGGCCTCCCGATCGTCGTTGACCCAGGCCGCGTTCCCGCCTACCCGATACCAGCCCATCACACATAAAACGTCAACCAGCGCGAAACTGCGCATTCCCCGCACCTTCGAGCCTGTCGCGTGTCATCCGCACGGCTTGCCCGATTTGTGATAAACCAACGTTCCTCTGGGGACGTCTGACGTAACGGGCGCGCCACGCGCCCGCCGATGACCGTCCTTTGGGGGCTTCGAGGCGATGCGCGAGATCTTCGACCGGCGGAACTTCCTGCGTGCCGCCGCCGTCACGGCGGCCGGAGCGGCGGCGGCGTGCGGGCGCACGCCCCCGGAGCACACCACCGCGACGCCCTCCTCCGGCGTCCCCGCGCCGCGAGCCGCCTCCTCCGCGCCGGGAACCGCCTCCGCTCCGGCGGCGGGCGCCCCCGCGGCCACGGGAGCCAGGACGGCGCCCTCCCCCGCCGACTGGAAAGCCCTCGGCAAGGGACTGACCGGGCGGCTCATCCGGCCCGGCGACGCCTCCTACGACGCCGCGCGCCGCCTGTTCAACACCTCCTTCGACGGCGTGCGGCCCGGCGCCGTCGCGTACTGCGCCGATCCCGACGACATCGCCGAGTGCCTCGCCTTCGCCCGGCGCACCGGCGTCCCCGTCACCTCGCGCTCCGGCGGCCACGGCTACGCCGGCTGGTCGACCGGCACCGGCCTGGTCATCGACGTCTCGCGCATGAACGGCGTCAAGGTCGCCGGCGGGCGCGCCGTGGTCGGCGCGGGCGCCCAGCTCGTGGACGTCTACGCCCGCCTGGCCGCGCGCGGGGTGAGCATCCCCGCCGGGTCGTGCCCCACGGTCGGGGTGGCGGGCCTCACGCTCGGCGGCGGCCTCGGCGTCGTCTCCCGCAAGTACGGGCTCACCTGCGACGTGCTGGAGTCGTTGAAGATCGTCACCGCCGACGGGCGGCTGCGCACGTGCGACGCGGACCACGACCCCGAGCTGTACTGGGCCTCGCGCGGCGGCGGGGGCGGCAACTTCGGCGTCGCGGTGTCGTTCACCTTCCGCACCCACCCGACGCGCGACGTCACCGTCTTCTACCTGCACTGGCCCTGGTCCCGCGCCGCGAAAGTGACGGCCGCCTGGCAGGCGTGGGCCCCGCACGCCCCCGACGCGCTGTGGTCGACGCTCCACCTGAGCCACGACCCCACGCCGGACGTGCTGGTCGCCGGACTGCACCTCGGGCCGCGCGCCGAGTGCGAACGGCTGCTCGCCGCGTTCGCCGCCACCGCCGGAACCCCGTCCCGCCGGACGGTCCGCCAGATGCCGTACCTGGCGGCGATGATGGACCTCGGCGGATGCGGGTCCCGCACGGTGTCCCAGTGCCACCGCCGGGGCGACCTGCCCGGGCAGACCCCCGACGGCACCTTCCCGCGCGACTCCTTCCGCGCCAAGTCGCACATGGCCTACCGGCCGCTGACGTCCGCGGGCGTCGCCGCGCTCGTCGCCCAGGTCGGGCGCGGCGGGCGCCACACCGTGCTGCTGGACGCGCTCGGCGGCGCCGTGGGACGGCCAGGCCCGGACGCGACCGCGTTCCCACACCGCGAGGCGCTGTTCAGCGTGCAGTACTACGCGCACACGGCCGGGGCGGCGACGTGGGTGCGCGGGGCGCACGCCGCGATGGCGCCGCACTTCGGCGACCACGCCTACGTCAACTACATCGACCCGGAACTGAAGAACTGGCGGCAGGCGTACTACGGGGCGAACGCCGCGCGCCTCGCCAAGGTGAAGGCCGCCTACGACCCCGGCCGCCTCTTCCGCTTCCCCCAGGCCGTCTGAGCGGCCCCCGAACCCTCGGGCGTCCCTGCCGCGTGCGACCGGCAGGGACGCCCGAGCCCGTCACGAACGTCACCGAGCCCCATGGGGAGGCGGGCGAGGACGCGTCAGGGTGGGCGAGGACAGGGCAAGGCGGGCGCGGGCGGGTCAGGGCAGGAAGTGCTTCAGCACCTCGGGGTTGGCCATCGCGCCGGTGTTGGCCGCCTTCTCCACCGGG containing:
- a CDS encoding FAD-binding oxidoreductase; protein product: MREIFDRRNFLRAAAVTAAGAAAACGRTPPEHTTATPSSGVPAPRAASSAPGTASAPAAGAPAATGARTAPSPADWKALGKGLTGRLIRPGDASYDAARRLFNTSFDGVRPGAVAYCADPDDIAECLAFARRTGVPVTSRSGGHGYAGWSTGTGLVIDVSRMNGVKVAGGRAVVGAGAQLVDVYARLAARGVSIPAGSCPTVGVAGLTLGGGLGVVSRKYGLTCDVLESLKIVTADGRLRTCDADHDPELYWASRGGGGGNFGVAVSFTFRTHPTRDVTVFYLHWPWSRAAKVTAAWQAWAPHAPDALWSTLHLSHDPTPDVLVAGLHLGPRAECERLLAAFAATAGTPSRRTVRQMPYLAAMMDLGGCGSRTVSQCHRRGDLPGQTPDGTFPRDSFRAKSHMAYRPLTSAGVAALVAQVGRGGRHTVLLDALGGAVGRPGPDATAFPHREALFSVQYYAHTAGAATWVRGAHAAMAPHFGDHAYVNYIDPELKNWRQAYYGANAARLAKVKAAYDPGRLFRFPQAV